From one Drosophila subpulchrella strain 33 F10 #4 breed RU33 chromosome 3L, RU_Dsub_v1.1 Primary Assembly, whole genome shotgun sequence genomic stretch:
- the LOC119552579 gene encoding uncharacterized protein LOC119552579: MANVKIVESKLDIFQAPQTHALAHAVESSFVAERGSLAWQFALIYGDVDELRQRRVTRGNCAVLEHNSRFIYYLVTKSNLYEASTYDDVQAALICMREHMRNHEITKVAMPRICCDKDGLDWRQVKRLVQQTFSQSEYPIEILICEHEDMSKELASPKCQITEARGNLFSAPENYALVHSVSADFAMCAGLNLQFRCKFGHVDELKRQNRHTGNVAVLEQDGRYIYNLITKERSHEKCTYTALYYALLAMREHMREHGVTKLAIPRLGCGIDRLDWLRVRSLLDLVFAEDNVDIIAFFYTPPQMVKDTLNIVCPTCRHMKTIHLPSRSVSGSRQSLHREKTPF; this comes from the exons ATGGCGAATGTGAAGATTGTGGAGTCCAAGCTGGACATATTTCAGGCCCCGCAGACCCATGCCTTGGCCCATGCCGTGGAGTCATCCTTTGTGGCGGAACGAGGATCCCTGGCCTGGCAATTTGCCCTCATCTACGGCGATGTGGATGAGCTCAGGCAGAGGCGAGTGACCAGGGGAAACTGCGCCGTTCTGGAGCATAACTCCCGATTCATATACTATCTGGTCACCAAGTCGAATCTCTACGAGGCCAGCACTTATGATGACGTCCAGGCAGCTTTGATCTGTATGCGGGAACATATG CGCAACCACGAGATCACCAAAGTGGCCATGCCCCGAATCTGCTGCGACAAAGACGGCCTCGACTGGAGGCAAGTGAAGCGTCTGGTGCAGCAAACCTTCTCCCAGAGCGAGTACCCCATCGAGATACTCATCTGTGAGCACGAAGACATGTCCAAGGAG CTGGCATCTCCCAAGTGTCAAATTACAGAGGCCAGGGGAAATCTATTCAGTGCCCCTGAGAATTACGCTTTGGTGCACTCTGTCAGTGCGGATTTCGCCATGTGTGCGGGACTAAATCTGCAGTTCCGCTGCAAATTTGGCCATGTGGATGAGCTGAAGCGTCAAAATAGGCACACCGGAAATGTGGCAGTCCTGGAGCAAGACGGTCGTTATATCTACAATCTGATAACCAAGGAAAGGAGCCATGAGAAGTGCACCTACACTGCTCTTTACTATGCCCTGCTGGCCATGCGGGAACATATG AGGGAGCATGGGGTAACCAAGTTGGCCATTCCCCGCCTGGGCTGCGGCATTGATCGCTTGGATTGGCTGCGCGTGCGCAGTCTTCTGGATCTGGTTTTCGCTGAGGACAACGTGGACATCATAGCCTTCTTCTACACTCCACCACAAATGGTCAAGGACACGCTGAACATCGTTTGTCCCACCTGCAGGCACATGAAGACCATCCATTTGCCATCGAGATCCGTCAGCGGATCAAGGCAATCCCTTCATCGCGAAAAGACTCCATTTTAG